Genomic segment of Malus domestica chromosome 15, GDT2T_hap1:
CAATTATCTGGCACTGAAACATAATTATCTCAAAAGATGAAAGCATTCGCAACAATGTTATGCCCCTTGAGGCCCCAAAGAATGCTACGTAAGTCTCAACTAATATTCTTTTATAGTGACAAAACTATATACTAGTATTAAATCCTTGAGATCATTGCAACGAATAATGACCATACAACTGAATTTAAGGTACAACTTATATGAGCCTTTTATGCATGTTCCACGAGTAGAAAAATACAATTGCTTAAAAACAACAAACCTGGTTCTTGTTGGCGTCAACTACAATTGTATTGGATAGTTTCGACTGTACTTCATATTTGTTCTTCACACCAACCTACAGAAGAAATATGTTTAATAACCAATCAAAGTTAGATACGTTACTAAGGCTAACTAGAAAAAGTAAAAAGATGGCTTAGTTAGTGCAACGGGTTTAACAGTGATGTGTGTGTTCGGGGTTTTTGCTTGGTGGGGAAGGGGCACTACTGTTTTATATTTGTTATATTACTTGAAGAAGACAAAACAGAGGTTTTCCTTCCAAAAATAATTTGAGAAAATGATGGATCCAGATAGaccaacaaatacaaattgACAAACCATAGGCCTCTTCCCTCAAATAATATACATAACAGACAAGAACTTGAGAACTCACTATGTAAGGGACAGGTGCGTCTAAAAAGTCCAGCATGTCATTTGGTAAAACCTGGAAAGTTTATGCACATTGTTATTCACATGAAAACAGCAATgcatttaatatatttataaaataGCTTGCAGGCAGTAAGGAAACTATACCGGCATTAGAAGGCTTTGCCACTGGTAGGGGCGGATCAGAGGGATAATTGATAACACTGAGGCCGACAAGATACCCTGCACACATCAGAAAACACAGATGTAAAAAGAATACATAGATTGGATTGTTAATCTTCACCGGGCCTATAAAAACTTGGAATAATGTCTAATACGTACCAAATTGGAACAAATGATTACAATCTGCTTCTCCAACAGTGCTCCTGCAAACAATGTTAATACCTGCAAAGTATGAGGACAATCAAACCCAACGTCAGCCACGAAGCAAGCCTCTAAGAAAGTAACACAATTTGGCATTCATTCATATAAAGGTATAGTCAATATGGCATACTTATGTTGAGCCAATAACTAACATTTTCAAGTCGTAAGGAGCCACATATGCATGCAATAGCCCATACTGATAATGCAGTTGCTTCCTCCTCTACCAAGAAAGCACTTTGTGCCTGATAACAACCAACAGAAATACAATTCAAATGAACACGAATGTTATTAAGGAAAAAGATCAACTAAATTCACCACACATGAGATAAGTTCGTAAAGCTATCATCAGTCTTTACCTCAGCGAATTCCAGACTCGTATTGCACGACCTCAGATCAATGGTTGAGCCCGCAGTACGTAAAATGTTTACTTTTGGTCTATGGTATTCCAAGGGATGCAGGTGGTCCAAAGGATGAAACTTAACAGTGGTACCTCTAGCAGGGCAACATAATTGGTAGTACTCACTTATTATCTGCAATGATCCATGATTGTTTGCCTGAAAATTTGGGAAAATTTTGTCAAGAGACATTAGGTGATTCTCATTAAAAAGAGCTTCGATTCATATCTAGATCCAAGAATAAAAAGTCCTTTTTGCACCTTGGCCCATTCAAGAATATCAATGAGGTCAGAATCATCTTGGCCAGAGAAAGATGCCTCGTCCGTCTCTGTAAAATCAACATCGCTCCTAAAATTTCTGTCCTCACTAGGAGAGCCTTGAAAACTGCATAAAACACTTCCAAGTAATAAGTACAGAAGCTTAGACCTTAAAGTAGCCCATATCCTTCATAATTaccaaccaccaccacccaaAACTTCAAAGGAAGAAGTACAATTGCTACCTGCAGGAAGAATCAGAGCTTTCATACTGATAGAAGCGCAGCAGAGGTAGGACAGCATTCGGTAATCGCCTTTCTACAGCTTGTTTGTTTGTAGAGAAGTCATCAACGTAGACCTCACAAACTTCAGCATTCACACCGCCAGGTTCTCCTTTGCAACTAACTATCTCAGTTTCAGGTTCAACTGGAACAACAACATTTCCACTAACCCTTCTCGTTGACAAGTTAAAATTCCCATCTACCATTTGATGATCTATGTGACTCCCATTTTCTGCAAATCTCCCCGATTGAGAAAACTCTGCAGTTCCATTCCGCATGTCCTCCTCAGTTCTACTGCTTAGTGATACACCATCTGAAGTTTCTTCAGTAGTatcttcaaaattttcaccactGTCATAATCCTTTGGGCTTTCTAAATCTAAAAGATCTATTCCTTGTGTTAATCGTTCCAACCTTTCCTCTGTGAAGATGCTACAGGAAAATAGCAAACATATTCAAGTTGAGTAACATAGTCAAATGGTAAAGATGATTGTCTAATCATAGGACCTATCAAAAACCAAAAGGGGGGCATATGTATTCCCGCGCATAACTATGAGCCAGTGCTAGATCTTACTTTCAAGAGTCCTTTAGCTGACAGTTTAAAATCTTTTATGTGTTGTTTAGAAGTCACATCGGTTCCACCTTATAATGAGAAAGCTACCATAATTTTTTCCTCAACGAActctttcatttgtttttagatTAGTTATAGCACAACCTTCGATCTAATGCATAAATAGATAGCAGGAAACACATTTATTTTCTGCCTGAATAAGTATGAGCATCCAAAACAACAATAACACACCTGTTCAATACACCAAAATGTAACTCAAATGCTGGAACCCTTGAGAGAATGCAATAACATCTATGAGTGGTTAATATATGACGGCTCAAAGATGGGCGAGAAGGATGTTTCTCTGCAATCATGGAAAGCAATCCAGAGGGTTTTTGCACTACTTCTTCGACTAACATGCAGCATCCATACAAAGTTGAATCATCAGCAACCTACAAACCAAATATTGTACAAAATGGGTCATCAGGGAAATGAAAGAAATAATTCacattaaagaaaaattgaattctttaggttcgagcaaaaagaataatttcatgtcacataaagaaattaaactaatataaataacataaaagaaaagggaTTATCTTCTTAAATAATGTCTGTTAACTATAACTGACAATCCATAATATCCTCTTAAACatataaaaatcttatcaaatttaaggaaaaaatTCAATCTGAGTAAATATGCTTTGCATTTTTCATAGCGATCTTCTTCTCTGTGGGCATTTATACAACTCTTAAGTAACCAGTTGTTTGAATTATGGCCAAAACAACGTTGTTTCAATTATAATTTTCCGGCAACACCACTAACGCTTCTATCCTACAGCACCACCACTAGATATTTATATGTCAAAAGGTAAATGCTGCAAAGTAGAGAAATTTTATATTGAATTGAGGAAAATCAATAACAAAAGAGTCGTGGATACATAACAGGTTATTAATTACCTGTAATCTGAATACAAAGGACAGATCGCTCCTTTTAAAATGCTCCTGAAAATAAGCATCATCATGGTCATACAAGTGTCTGAAAAGTTACATATATTTCAAATTAAGTAATAAAACAGATTCTGTGTAATAATTTTTATTAGGACATGACGAAAGACTTCTATGTAGCAACATTATACCATCCTGTTCCACTTTTAACAATTATCTTATAATTAGCAGAAACAGTTTAAAGTCCCATAGAAAGAAGAGTTGTTAAAAACATCCTAAAACCTTAGTAAACTCAAtccacaaattttcaaattaatcTCATTTTCTAGTAGAAACTTGAAGACTAGCTAGTTAAAAAGCTTTTACATATGATTCTCTCCGGGAAAAGGTACGAAACCAGGTGAAGATTTATTCATAAAAAGCTAAAAGAAAGTAGCATAAGCATTAATTAACAGTAATACTATGAGAGCACAATGTAGCACAATACCTGTCCCAGAAGAATTTCATTTAACTCACTCATTGAAGGAGTTCTCTCAACAGCATGAACCTGAAGTCATTCGCAGCAGAGGGGTCAATATCAGAAAATGATTATTTCCACGGTGTCATTCACATCTGAGGTGTCAACAGGATGAGAAAAACATTGTCAAGAAAAAACCTAACCTCTACACCTCCAGGAAAGCAAAATGAAAGGAGATCCTTGTATTGTAGAGGCAGCTGCTTTTCCGGAGgataaacaaataacacctaGAAGTAGAAACCCATGTTAATACCTAGCACTCAAATTACTTCCAAGCATCACTATGCAAACATATTGGCCATTTGGCAACAAAATCCCCACCTGAGGTTCGATATTGGGTTCTACACGAGAGCGATTCTGACTATTAAATCTTCCTGGACCATCACACTTTCTTCCAATGTATTGCCTTTGAAGTGCCTGAATATCACAATTAGGATGAAGCCCCATAACTACCATGCTCTCAAAAAGCCTTGTTGGCTGTTTTAAAGACTTATGATCCTGCACATGTAAATAACAGAGGTGTTACGGAATCTCTTGGATGAAATTTTGGCTTCCATATGCGAATGTATTTGGAAACTAACAATACAGAACTTGTTTTTAAGATGAAGTAACTTTTCTTTGAATTTAACctataaaaaaatggaattaaTGTGGAATATAGTACGTAAATTATTTATCTTGATTCTTGATTAACCCATTACTGAATTGCATACAAATAAGTTTCATGGAAACAAACGGGTCACTTTACGAAACTGCATACCAAATACTGCAATGCCCATTGCCGCTTCTGGCTAGTCAAAACTTCTGGATTGTAAGTTCCTCGCTTCACTTCAGGAGGATGTTGGAAACCTTTTAGCACCTTTGTAACATGGCGTTGTAACCTCTGAAGTGGACTGCCactgccaccaccaccatcttcgTTCGACGAGTATACAGCAGATGGCCGCGGAGAATGAGCTGCAGTAGCAGAGGCCGCTACAGCAGCAACTGCTCTTGCAACATCTTCCGTTTGCGCAAAAAACGAGGCCCCCCAACTGGGGCTACTCGTCTCTTCATCTTTATTCATACTAAGGGGCTTCCCTCCTATCAAAAAATTCAACATTGACATCAATTCACTCAAAGCCGGAAACTTTGAACTCACAGAACATAACGAAATAACAGGTACTTTATGATTCAATAGTTTTCGAGCTACAACTCTCCAAAAGATCAGTTTCTGTTGTTCCTACTTAAATCCTTAACCTTTGATGTTCACTTCAACCTTTCCGGACGATTAATTTccaaaattaacaataaattaaataaaaacaaaaaaaaaacttattcttgCTGGATTAAGCTCGTAAATCGAATTAAAAGTGCAAAATTATGCTAACGTTATTCCTCTGCCTTAAAAATCGATCAGTTAACTTTCTGCTACCAAGCTCCTTCAGTTACACAAGAGAAAGAGAAACAAAATTCACATTTTTTTGCTAAACTTGAATTTTCCAGCTCAATAAATAGGAAGAAATTGAACACAAAGTCCATGAAGTTCGAGCGTAAACAACAAATAATCATCAGTGATTAGCAAAAATTGGATAATTGGAAATTATAATCACAAAAAATGGAAACTTTAGAACCTGCGCAACAAATTAATCCGAAAATTATGAACTGACCTCTGAATCTCCTTGAAATTCAATGGAGAATTTAATAATTTCAGGGGGAGGAATCTCCGGCGGCCATGAcaaagttttcttcttcttcttcttgttcttctcctCGAACGAAATGATGGAGGAGAGGACGAGGAGGAAGGTGTTAATTTAATAATCGGCTTTAAgctaaattaattagttttaattgcATTTTCGGACCAAAAATGAATAGAAAACGAAGAGAAAATCGAAAAATAAAAGCATTTGACTGTTTATGTATAGTATATAGAGAGACATTTGATTTGACTGTGCGTCGAAAAATGGAGGAGGAACAAAAGAGGGACGGTCGGTAACGGCAGTAGGCagttgtttggtttttttttggtgaacggCAGTTGTTTGTTTGGTTCGCGTTTGCGCGCGTGACCGTGTGAAAACTCTCTCTTACTTCGGGTTGCAGGTTTGCGTTCGGTAACGGGTGCATGGGCATCCTATGAACGAGTGTCATTGACATTATCACGTGttgttattaatttattatacTATAATACGAGTATCATATCAAACTTAGTAACTATTGAGATATGAGTGATATCCGTTTTTTCTTTAATGacacatttttttataataaaatgatATCGTTAATGAATTAGATAGTTAGTTGTTAAAAAGAATGTATTGATCAAACTAGCACGCTTAgtgggttttttctttttgtcattGTGATATAGCGTTATATGCAGTCTGCAGACAATATTCTAACTAGAGTTGTTAAAGAGAATGAATGGATTCAACCAGCACATTTAGTGGGTTTTTCTTTTTGCCACCGCAATCTAGCATCATTTGCCTCAACGACAATGTTCTAAATGGAGTGTTAGACACATAGTGTTACAATAATACGTAATTGTCGAATTAGTTAtcaaaatttataacatttcacTTATAAGTTGCAAAAAAATACTACTTATAAttcatatgtttatttttaatacAACGATATCTATCTAAggggtaaaaaaaatatagtaacgaaTTCGTTATATATGAAACTCAAATCTACCTCTCAGTTACAAGTAAAATATAATACTACTAGTCCATGTACAATGTGGTGCGTGAGTTTAATTGTGGAGTTCAATATATGCCTCATTTGGTTTCGAAAATCAAATTGGAATGGATAACCCTCAAGATATATTAAAGGTAAAGTtgactaataaaaaaattaggccTCACGTattaaaatttggttttttatCCAAAATGATCCATAAGAttggcataactcctcactttaaTTTTTGAGATTAGAAATCAATATAATTGGtctctgagtttgtccaccatcaatcattttggtcattccttgaaaaatctctattaaataaGAATATAATGACCAAAATACCCTTAATTTTTATCAAATCATTTTAGCCCATTGTCTATTAAATTGATgtatatttgtcatttttattcttatttaacataattttgcaCGGAATGATAAAAATGATTGATAGTTGACAATCTCATTgatcacttttattgatttcaaatcttatagaccaaagtgatgtgttatgcaaatctcatagaccattttagctaaaaaaccttaaaattttaataatatcaCAATCACGCTGAAATACTTCTTGTGCGTCACATTGGAATTATATTATAGTTGTagttaatatcgtttgttcaaaaaaaaaaagttttttctgattatttatattattctccttttttaaatattatcttttttttttctttactaaTGGCGTTGCTCTCTCTGTCTGGTACCACTGGCGCGCATTGCGCCTTTCCTCGGTCCACATTTTGGGGTTGGTGAGATGTAAATACTTATACCGTTCACGGGGATATGGGGACACGTGGCGCAATGGGTTTTTttactcatttttcttttactattttttattgaaactttaccTACAGATGAGGTTTAAATACCTtgattatttataaaaaaaataaaaaataaaaaataaaaaaccaaaaacaaaaacctccaacttccccacgttctctctctcactctctcgttctcattttctaaaaaaatgtgttcatacacataAAGTGTATAGGCAAATGCAAGTATAagctataataaaaaaaaccaaaattgttttaacaAAAAAGAGTTAACACTCAATACTACGGTCTattgatattcctcttcacttagaagtgaaatgtcttaggttcgaatcttatGAATAATGAATTCAATACTAAATTAGGCTGTAGTTTTACTGAACTCTCATccctttaatataaaaatatcgatatactaaaaaaaattaaaaaaaaatacaaaaactacAAAGAGTTAGGCATTGAGCAATGGATGTGTAGGGCATGATTAGGGTGACAGAATTGTCCCCTTGCTACTCATGTTACTGGGGTGGGGACCACATGCCACTTCAGCTAAAAGATTAGCTCTAAGTTGGATGACCAACATGACTTCATGATTGCTAAAGGGGAAGTAGGACGGCACTAACTGTTTTTCTAGCTTTCAATATCCTAATTGTGCCAGACCCTAGCTAAGGAATGGAGAAAACAAACGGCAAATTATTTATGGTTTGTGTGCTTTTGAAGAGTATAGATCAGTGAAAATGCTTTAGCTTAAATATATAGATAGAATAAGTTAGTATTACGACGTATTTAGAGTTCGATTTCTTCAAAATGTAATCGATTAATTTGAAAGTTTTGATACAATCAATTAAGATTAATACATCCcaaaatttaaaacatgtaGAATTGATGTATTAAGGTCGCTTGTGCGTTAAAGATTCAGTGAATAAGAATAAGTTAGCCGAAAGCTGAGAAAACTCTTAGATATTAATCACTACAGTTAAACTTTCATATCAAAAGAGGAGATTATGTGATAAAGCAGAACTTATCCAAAAGACAATTGGAGATTGATGTTATAAGACAGAACCAAACCACCATAATTATGGCTCATTAAATTGCAATTATAGCTCTTAATACTAAGGAGTGGTTGGAAGTATGAAGGGCTATTTCCTCGTTAACCAAAAGGAACGACAAATGGGACATCTcctctttccttttattttcccTTTCACAAATGGTAAATGCAAAATCATGTACTTTTTCAATAATAtcttcatatcatgtttttgttGATCCCCATCTTAATTgactttgatttccaattgaATGTGTATAGATTAAAAAACTTTCATGTACAAGATTTTTTAGTACACGCGATGTTATGTATTAATTTACActaaaaataaggggaaaaaatTGAACCCGAGATATAGTACGTTGAAGATGAAAAATTTAACCATTAGGACAATCCATAACTTAAATGCATAAATTTCAATTCAACGTGTGtagattttttttgtatatgtaTTTATGAATATTGAATATGCATACAT
This window contains:
- the LOC114821468 gene encoding uncharacterized protein, producing MNKDEETSSPSWGASFFAQTEDVARAVAAVAASATAAHSPRPSAVYSSNEDGGGGSGSPLQRLQRHVTKVLKGFQHPPEVKRGTYNPEVLTSQKRQWALQYLDHKSLKQPTRLFESMVVMGLHPNCDIQALQRQYIGRKCDGPGRFNSQNRSRVEPNIEPQVLFVYPPEKQLPLQYKDLLSFCFPGGVEVHAVERTPSMSELNEILLGQEHFKRSDLSFVFRLQVADDSTLYGCCMLVEEVVQKPSGLLSMIAEKHPSRPSLSRHILTTHRCYCILSRVPAFELHFGVLNSIFTEERLERLTQGIDLLDLESPKDYDSGENFEDTTEETSDGVSLSSRTEEDMRNGTAEFSQSGRFAENGSHIDHQMVDGNFNLSTRRVSGNVVVPVEPETEIVSCKGEPGGVNAEVCEVYVDDFSTNKQAVERRLPNAVLPLLRFYQYESSDSSCSFQGSPSEDRNFRSDVDFTETDEASFSGQDDSDLIDILEWAKANNHGSLQIISEYYQLCCPARGTTVKFHPLDHLHPLEYHRPKVNILRTAGSTIDLRSCNTSLEFAEAQSAFLVEEEATALSVWAIACICGSLRLENVLTLFAGALLEKQIVIICSNLGILSASVLSIIPLIRPYQWQSLLMPVLPNDMLDFLDAPVPYIVGVKNKYEVQSKLSNTIVVDANKNQVKSPTIPQLPQHKELFSALSPYHAKLVGESFLGRKRPVYECTEEQIVAAKGFLGVLRTYLDSLCSNLRSHTITNVQSNDDKVSLLLKESFIDSFPSRDRPFMKLFVDTQMFSVHTDLVLSFFQKE